The following proteins are co-located in the Rippkaea orientalis PCC 8801 genome:
- a CDS encoding chromosome segregation ATPase: MSVLQTQGVDSNQIDTITKKVELLSQSFHFIHPLTEKIEQSEQSLQQLTQTVHQTETKTDHLSQLLEENEHKVAEVIQLIHPLTERINHSEQSLEQLTKTVHQTETKTDSLSQLLEENEHKVAEVIQLIHPLTEKIEQSEQSLQQLTKTVHQTETKTDSLSQLLEENEHKVAEVIQLIHPLTEKIEQSEQSLQQLTKTVYQTETKTDNLSQLLEENEHKVAEVIQFIHPLTEKINHSEQSLQQLTQTVHQTETKTDNLSQLLQENEQQLTQRQRLLSEKLEWQLSQVKQFCENTILTLESQMTTQNEERMQQIISLDQKLEKFLNSEPQELIGEDLKTQLNELNSQILIISQTLQNLQNIIPKRVDYVHNEMQENITDINLKIDELRKSINSVVEQFQLKLSQLEKLFQLSSSEQEEPTIEVASNSGIFSQLENTLEPLKNGTFFTRFNQ; this comes from the coding sequence ATGTCAGTATTACAAACTCAAGGAGTAGATAGTAATCAAATTGATACAATCACTAAAAAAGTTGAATTGCTATCACAAAGTTTTCACTTCATTCATCCTTTAACGGAAAAAATTGAACAATCCGAACAATCGTTACAGCAATTAACTCAAACGGTTCATCAAACTGAAACTAAAACCGATCACCTCTCTCAATTGCTTGAGGAGAATGAACACAAAGTAGCTGAAGTGATTCAACTAATTCATCCTTTAACGGAAAGAATTAATCACTCGGAACAATCGTTAGAGCAATTAACTAAAACGGTTCATCAAACTGAAACTAAAACTGATAGCCTCTCTCAATTGCTTGAGGAAAATGAACACAAAGTAGCTGAAGTGATTCAACTAATTCATCCTTTAACGGAAAAAATTGAACAATCCGAACAGTCGTTACAGCAATTAACTAAAACGGTTCATCAAACTGAAACTAAAACTGATAGCCTCTCTCAATTGCTTGAGGAAAATGAACACAAAGTAGCTGAAGTGATTCAACTAATTCATCCTTTAACGGAAAAAATTGAACAATCCGAACAGTCGTTACAGCAATTAACTAAAACGGTTTATCAGACTGAAACTAAAACCGATAACCTCTCTCAATTGCTTGAGGAAAATGAACACAAAGTAGCTGAAGTGATTCAATTCATTCATCCTTTAACGGAAAAAATTAATCACTCGGAACAATCGTTACAGCAGTTAACTCAAACAGTTCATCAAACTGAAACTAAAACCGATAACCTCTCTCAATTGCTTCAGGAAAATGAACAACAATTAACTCAACGTCAACGCTTGTTAAGTGAGAAATTAGAGTGGCAACTCAGTCAAGTAAAACAGTTCTGTGAAAACACAATTCTAACTTTAGAGTCTCAAATGACTACCCAAAATGAAGAGAGGATGCAACAAATTATCAGTCTTGATCAAAAATTAGAGAAATTTCTTAATTCAGAACCACAAGAATTGATAGGAGAAGATTTAAAAACTCAATTGAATGAGTTAAACTCTCAAATTTTGATTATCAGTCAAACCCTACAAAATTTGCAAAATATCATCCCCAAAAGAGTTGATTATGTCCATAATGAGATGCAAGAGAATATAACTGACATTAACCTAAAAATAGATGAACTCAGAAAGTCTATTAACTCTGTTGTCGAACAATTTCAACTCAAGTTGAGTCAACTTGAAAAGTTATTTCAACTCTCATCATCTGAACAAGAAGAACCGACAATAGAAGTTGCTTCTAATAGTGGTATTTTTTCTCAATTAGAAAATACCTTAGAACCTCTGAAGAATGGGACATTTTTTACTCGTTTTAATCAATAA
- a CDS encoding ribonuclease III domain-containing protein, with protein MEWKSSSVEDKIGINFKNSELLFLCLIHPSYAQQINEPEKDNERLEYLGETILRLVITDYLYQNCPYLAVSKLSALRDKLEEGERLTTLWFNLGLGETFPFLALKDERYRLKIKRNNPFEKALKALVGALEIDRGYSQTYNWLNKQLIAPLLERHLKKNQERVFPEKQLKFLGDALYKAIVTDYLYRLLPYINPPRLTKVYKTLVSSEKESDYISKITSEDWQIINNQNPKIPNNSFSCILGAMYLYFSQENSKTSFKKTGEWWIKNCVDEEEVWHDAIAIFLKDGIPQKWIIRQVMGYESKDYNEGRERFHELMDLSSKNEG; from the coding sequence ATGGAATGGAAATCCTCATCGGTAGAAGACAAAATCGGTATTAATTTCAAAAATAGTGAGCTACTTTTCTTATGTCTAATTCATCCTTCCTACGCTCAACAAATCAATGAACCCGAAAAAGATAATGAACGGCTAGAATACCTTGGCGAAACAATTTTAAGATTAGTAATTACTGATTATCTTTATCAAAACTGTCCCTATTTAGCGGTTAGCAAACTCAGCGCATTACGCGATAAATTAGAAGAAGGTGAACGATTAACCACTCTTTGGTTTAACCTAGGATTAGGGGAAACTTTCCCATTTTTAGCCCTAAAAGATGAAAGGTATCGGCTCAAAATAAAGCGTAATAATCCCTTTGAAAAAGCCTTGAAAGCCTTAGTAGGAGCTCTAGAAATTGATCGGGGTTATTCCCAGACATATAATTGGCTGAATAAACAATTAATTGCCCCTTTATTAGAACGTCATTTAAAGAAAAATCAAGAAAGAGTATTTCCAGAAAAGCAATTAAAATTTTTAGGAGATGCGTTATATAAGGCAATAGTTACTGATTATTTATATCGACTTCTTCCTTATATTAATCCCCCTCGATTAACTAAAGTGTATAAAACTTTGGTATCATCGGAAAAAGAAAGCGACTATATTAGTAAAATAACCTCGGAAGATTGGCAAATTATTAATAATCAAAACCCAAAAATTCCTAATAATTCATTTTCTTGTATTCTAGGAGCAATGTATCTTTATTTTAGCCAAGAAAATAGTAAAACGAGCTTTAAGAAAACGGGGGAATGGTGGATTAAAAATTGTGTTGATGAAGAGGAAGTGTGGCACGATGCGATCGCTATTTTTCTTAAAGATGGTATACCCCAAAAATGGATTATTCGTCAAGTTATGGGCTACGAAAGTAAAGATTACAATGAAGGAAGAGAACGCTTTCATGAATTGATGGATCTTAGTAGCAAAAATGAAGGATAA
- the glgX gene encoding glycogen debranching protein GlgX — MIRNRIPSPTHPLGATVSPDGVNFCIFSKHATSIELLLFDEPNAPQPSKTIKLDRKTNRIHYYWHIFVPGLKAGQVYAYRVHGPYEPQNGHRFDPSKVLLDPYGKAIVGSSIYNRDAAARPGDNCAQALRSVVVDNSTYNWEGDQPLNTPYSETIIYEMHVGGFTRHPNSGTPEEKRGTFAGLIEKIPYLKSLGITAVELLPVHYFDPEDCPPGLTNYWGYSTINFFTPHRSYSSDKSPLGPINEFRDMVKALHREGIEVILDVVFNHTAEGDDRGPTLSFRGIDNATYYILEDKDLSGYTNYSGCGNTFRGNHPIVARLILESLHYWVSEMHVDGFRFDLASILTRDTSGHPIKDRQALDLLWVIESDPILAGTKLIAEAWDAAGLYDVGRFVELADWFAEWNGPFRDDVRRFVRAEPGIVGKLAARILGSPDIYHRTEIDINRSINFVTCHDGFSLADLVSYNQKHNEANRENNRDGSNDNFSWNCGVEGETENPQIRALRLQQIKNFLTILFISQGTPMILMGDEVARTRKGNNNVYCQDNELSWFDWDDVERQFDLWCFLRKIIHFTQGLQLFRQEERLVVGSSHNHPHITWHGAILGKPDWSTESRQLAFSLSHPEANEYLHVILNAHWEGLDFELPPLNHDKCWHRIIDTALPLSKSFCELDAADPISDNKYYVHGRASVVLMVKPRS, encoded by the coding sequence ATGATCCGCAATCGCATCCCTAGCCCAACTCACCCCCTTGGTGCTACAGTATCTCCTGATGGGGTTAATTTCTGTATTTTTTCCAAACACGCTACAAGCATCGAATTGCTCTTATTTGATGAACCCAACGCCCCCCAACCCTCCAAAACCATCAAATTAGACCGTAAAACTAACCGTATCCACTACTATTGGCACATTTTCGTTCCAGGGTTAAAAGCGGGACAAGTTTACGCTTATCGGGTTCATGGCCCCTACGAACCACAAAACGGTCATCGATTTGATCCTAGCAAAGTTCTCTTAGATCCTTATGGTAAAGCCATTGTTGGCTCATCTATTTATAACCGAGATGCTGCCGCACGACCTGGAGATAACTGTGCCCAAGCATTACGCAGCGTTGTTGTGGATAATAGTACCTACAACTGGGAAGGGGATCAACCCCTGAACACTCCCTACTCCGAAACCATCATCTATGAGATGCACGTTGGAGGGTTTACCCGTCACCCCAATTCAGGAACCCCAGAGGAAAAACGGGGAACCTTTGCCGGACTCATTGAAAAAATTCCCTATCTCAAAAGTTTAGGCATTACCGCCGTAGAATTACTTCCCGTACACTATTTTGATCCCGAAGACTGTCCCCCTGGACTGACCAATTATTGGGGGTATAGTACCATTAACTTCTTTACTCCCCATCGTAGCTACAGTTCCGACAAAAGTCCCCTCGGTCCAATTAATGAATTTCGGGACATGGTAAAAGCGTTACATCGAGAGGGTATTGAAGTCATCCTAGACGTAGTATTTAACCACACGGCTGAAGGGGACGACCGAGGACCAACCCTTTCCTTTCGGGGAATAGATAATGCTACTTACTACATCCTAGAAGATAAGGATCTGAGCGGTTACACGAATTATAGCGGGTGTGGTAACACTTTTCGAGGTAATCATCCCATTGTTGCCCGTCTCATCCTTGAATCACTGCATTACTGGGTGTCAGAAATGCACGTTGATGGGTTTCGCTTTGACTTAGCCTCTATCCTAACCAGAGATACCAGTGGTCATCCCATCAAAGATCGTCAAGCATTGGATTTATTGTGGGTTATTGAATCCGATCCCATTTTAGCAGGGACTAAACTCATTGCAGAAGCTTGGGATGCAGCCGGACTCTATGATGTGGGACGTTTTGTGGAATTAGCGGACTGGTTTGCTGAGTGGAATGGTCCCTTTCGGGATGATGTCCGTCGCTTCGTTCGTGCAGAACCCGGAATAGTGGGTAAGTTAGCCGCACGAATTTTAGGAAGTCCTGATATCTACCATCGCACCGAAATTGATATTAACCGTAGTATTAACTTTGTGACTTGTCATGATGGGTTTAGTTTGGCTGATCTCGTTTCCTATAACCAAAAGCATAATGAGGCGAACCGAGAAAATAACCGCGATGGGTCTAATGATAACTTTAGCTGGAACTGCGGGGTAGAAGGAGAAACAGAAAACCCGCAAATTAGAGCCCTACGCTTGCAACAGATCAAAAATTTCCTAACCATTCTCTTTATTTCCCAAGGAACCCCCATGATTTTGATGGGAGATGAAGTTGCTCGAACTCGTAAGGGGAATAATAATGTTTATTGCCAAGATAATGAGTTAAGTTGGTTTGATTGGGATGATGTAGAGCGACAATTTGATTTATGGTGCTTTTTACGCAAGATAATTCATTTTACCCAAGGGTTACAACTTTTCCGCCAAGAAGAACGCTTAGTCGTCGGTTCAAGTCATAATCATCCCCATATTACCTGGCATGGCGCGATATTGGGTAAACCAGACTGGTCTACTGAGTCTCGACAGTTAGCGTTTAGTTTAAGTCATCCTGAAGCGAATGAATACTTGCACGTTATTCTTAATGCTCATTGGGAGGGTCTCGATTTTGAGTTACCTCCGCTTAACCATGATAAATGTTGGCATCGTATTATTGATACGGCATTACCTTTATCGAAGAGTTTTTGTGAATTGGATGCGGCTGATCCCATCTCTGATAACAAATATTATGTACACGGACGAGCTTCTGTGGTGTTGATGGTTAAACCGAGATCGTAG
- the corA gene encoding magnesium/cobalt transporter CorA translates to MTHFHTLDPQLIPEVDLEEEEQDYFDYFYDEPGSEPGTLAIEPDAKPSRIILIDYDENHAVRKVDVSPKALTPYLGTNTVSWMDVQGLGSETILKQIGDIFKLHPLLLEDVVNVPQRPKVEDYNEQLMIIVQMVFSHPDEQGFHSEQVGFVLGKSYLLTFQEEEIEDCFDIVRERIRTNQGKVRQAGTDYLTYLLLDSIIDGYFPVLEKYGDRIETLEDQLVLRPNPSYLEEIYTVRRELLSLRRAIWPLRNVTNLLVREDTTLINPENKIYFRDCYDHAIQLLDIVETYRELASSLMDVYLSSMSNKMNEVMQLLTVISTIFIPLTFVAGVYGMNFEHMPELHGRWSYFITLGGMAVIAGGLIYFFWRRGWFEPFYATKKQESS, encoded by the coding sequence ATGACTCATTTTCATACCTTAGATCCCCAACTGATTCCTGAAGTTGATTTAGAAGAAGAAGAACAAGATTATTTTGACTACTTCTATGATGAACCCGGGAGCGAACCAGGAACCCTAGCCATTGAACCCGATGCCAAACCCTCGCGCATTATTTTGATTGATTACGACGAAAATCATGCGGTTCGGAAGGTAGATGTTTCGCCCAAAGCTTTAACTCCCTATTTAGGGACAAATACGGTTTCTTGGATGGATGTTCAAGGGTTAGGAAGTGAAACAATTCTCAAGCAAATTGGCGATATTTTTAAGCTCCATCCTCTGCTTTTAGAAGACGTAGTTAATGTTCCCCAACGCCCGAAAGTAGAAGATTATAACGAGCAATTAATGATTATTGTTCAGATGGTTTTTTCCCATCCCGATGAGCAAGGATTTCATAGTGAACAAGTAGGATTTGTGTTAGGAAAAAGTTATCTCTTAACCTTCCAAGAAGAAGAAATTGAAGACTGTTTTGATATTGTGCGTGAACGGATTCGGACAAATCAAGGAAAAGTCCGGCAAGCAGGAACGGATTATTTAACCTATCTTCTCTTAGATTCGATTATTGACGGTTATTTTCCCGTGTTAGAAAAATATGGCGATCGCATCGAAACCTTAGAAGATCAATTAGTTTTGCGACCTAACCCTAGCTACCTCGAAGAAATCTATACAGTCCGACGGGAATTATTATCCCTTCGTCGCGCTATTTGGCCATTACGCAATGTAACCAATCTGCTAGTACGCGAAGACACTACTCTGATTAATCCTGAGAATAAAATCTATTTTCGAGACTGCTATGATCATGCCATTCAACTCTTAGATATTGTCGAAACCTATCGAGAATTAGCCTCAAGTTTGATGGATGTTTATCTATCTTCCATGAGCAATAAAATGAATGAAGTTATGCAACTTTTAACGGTTATTTCGACCATCTTTATTCCCTTAACGTTTGTGGCCGGAGTTTATGGAATGAACTTTGAACATATGCCCGAACTGCATGGAAGATGGAGTTATTTTATTACCCTAGGGGGAATGGCAGTTATTGCTGGTGGTTTAATTTATTTCTTTTGGCGAAGAGGATGGTTTGAGCCATTTTATGCTACGAAAAAACAGGAAAGCAGTTAA
- a CDS encoding GNAT family N-acetyltransferase, which yields MEKIRDATESDLATIVNIYNASIPSRIATGDLNPITVESRLKWFYEHSPHHRPLWVMEIDDTIAGWLGFQSFYYGRAAYDKTAEISLYICPNYQRQGIGKKLLKQAIEKAPNLDLNTLLGFIFAHNQPSLNLFIKHQFQQWGYLPKVAQLDGMERDIIIVGRTLN from the coding sequence ATGGAAAAAATTAGAGATGCCACTGAATCAGATTTAGCGACTATTGTTAATATTTACAATGCCAGTATTCCCAGTCGAATAGCGACGGGAGATCTTAACCCAATTACCGTAGAAAGCCGACTAAAATGGTTTTATGAACATTCTCCCCATCATCGTCCCCTCTGGGTGATGGAAATTGATGATACAATTGCTGGATGGCTTGGGTTTCAATCCTTTTATTATGGTCGTGCTGCCTATGATAAAACTGCCGAAATTAGCCTTTACATCTGCCCGAATTATCAACGGCAAGGAATTGGCAAAAAACTTCTAAAACAAGCCATAGAAAAAGCTCCTAACTTAGACTTAAATACTCTTTTGGGATTTATTTTTGCCCATAATCAACCGAGTTTAAATCTCTTTATTAAGCATCAATTTCAACAATGGGGCTATTTGCCTAAAGTAGCTCAATTAGATGGAATGGAACGGGATATAATTATTGTTGGACGAACCCTTAATTGA
- a CDS encoding NYN domain-containing protein, with amino-acid sequence MLAEPLSSNKRLAVLIDADNVSASVIEALLQEIAKYGTANVKRIYGDWTSNQLNSWKNQLNKFAIQPMQQFKYTMGKNSTDSALIIDAMDLLYTGNFDGFCLVSSDSDFTRLASRIRESGLIVYGFGEKQKTPSAFVVACNKFIYTDILENQQTSKSQDLKGNKALIELLKSAYDAVADEDGWAHLGPIGSQLTKLSPSFDSRNYGYKKLSELVESMGIFEVKKSRSHLTIRLK; translated from the coding sequence ATGCTTGCTGAACCTTTATCTAGTAATAAACGATTAGCTGTTTTAATTGATGCTGACAATGTAAGTGCCAGTGTTATTGAAGCTTTGTTACAAGAAATCGCTAAATATGGAACCGCTAATGTTAAACGAATCTATGGCGATTGGACAAGCAATCAGTTGAATAGCTGGAAAAATCAATTAAATAAATTTGCTATTCAACCCATGCAGCAATTTAAGTATACCATGGGAAAAAATTCAACCGATAGTGCTTTGATTATTGATGCCATGGATTTACTGTATACAGGCAATTTTGATGGATTTTGTCTAGTTTCGAGTGATAGCGATTTTACCCGTTTAGCCTCTCGTATTCGAGAGTCAGGATTAATTGTTTATGGATTTGGTGAAAAACAGAAAACACCATCCGCTTTTGTGGTTGCTTGCAATAAATTTATTTATACTGATATTCTAGAGAATCAGCAAACGTCAAAAAGTCAAGATCTCAAAGGCAATAAAGCCTTAATTGAACTTTTAAAGAGTGCTTACGATGCCGTTGCCGATGAAGATGGATGGGCACATTTAGGACCTATTGGCTCTCAATTAACCAAGCTATCTCCTTCTTTTGATTCTAGAAATTATGGATACAAAAAATTGAGTGAACTGGTAGAATCAATGGGAATATTTGAAGTCAAAAAAAGCCGCTCTCATCTGACAATAAGGCTAAAATAA
- a CDS encoding TerB family tellurite resistance protein, with the protein MKNDHKHKQLFKILIGVAWIDGLIQKEERDYLHRMATNQGIADDKEIKNLLYELKPIQPSQCYQWLEEYLGENPTKEDYQELLETLSALIYSDGDVQMQEAQFLTKLQLLDPAEESPKSAVDKVLKAIQKLYRKAISQQV; encoded by the coding sequence ATGAAAAACGATCACAAACATAAACAACTTTTCAAAATTCTCATCGGTGTTGCGTGGATTGATGGATTGATTCAAAAAGAAGAACGAGACTATTTACATCGGATGGCAACTAATCAAGGAATTGCTGATGATAAAGAGATCAAAAATCTTTTATATGAATTGAAACCCATTCAACCCTCCCAATGTTATCAATGGTTAGAGGAATATTTAGGAGAAAATCCCACTAAAGAAGACTATCAAGAATTGTTGGAAACTCTGAGTGCTTTAATCTATAGTGATGGAGATGTTCAGATGCAAGAAGCCCAATTCTTAACCAAATTACAATTACTTGATCCGGCTGAAGAGTCTCCTAAATCGGCTGTTGATAAGGTATTAAAGGCGATTCAAAAATTATATCGAAAAGCCATTAGTCAACAGGTTTAG
- a CDS encoding 16S rRNA (cytosine(967)-C(5))-methyltransferase, which yields MSNSDQITHARPLALVILREIERRGTFTDIAIDRGLKSTDLSGSDRALVTELVYGIVRRKRTLDTLIDQLGKKASHQQPPDLRLILYIGLYQLRYLSQIPPSAAVNTAVNLAKENSLQRLSGVVNGILRQYIRLAQENNDPLILPDDPISRLGVLYSFPDFMIKLWLEQWGLETTEELCNWFNQPPVLDIRINPLKTTLEEVKTTLSQGNLTLMPLEIPQGLRLQGKTGAIQDLPGFKEGWWTVQDSSAQLVSHLLDPQPSEVIIDACAAPGGKTTHIAELMGDQGTIWACDRYASRLKKLSANKERLQLNSIKIVTGDSRQLDQFQGIADRVLVDAPCSGLGTLHRHPDIRWRQTPEKIEELAILQKELLETTANWVKPQGILVYATCTLTYQENEGVIEHFLASHPHWKIDVPSPNSPVAKWMTASGSIKILPHQQDMDGFFMVKLKKG from the coding sequence ATGTCAAACTCAGATCAGATAACCCATGCGCGTCCCTTGGCCTTGGTAATTCTCCGTGAGATTGAAAGACGAGGAACTTTCACGGATATAGCGATTGATCGCGGTTTAAAATCAACCGATCTTAGTGGCAGCGATCGCGCTTTAGTCACCGAATTAGTCTATGGGATCGTCCGACGCAAACGAACCCTTGATACCCTGATTGATCAGTTGGGGAAAAAAGCCTCCCACCAACAACCTCCGGATTTACGTCTGATCCTTTATATTGGACTCTATCAACTGCGTTATTTAAGCCAAATTCCCCCTTCTGCGGCGGTGAATACTGCCGTTAACTTGGCCAAAGAAAATAGCTTACAACGGCTTTCGGGGGTGGTTAATGGCATTTTACGGCAATATATTCGCCTTGCTCAAGAAAACAATGACCCTCTAATCTTACCCGATGATCCCATCTCAAGATTAGGGGTTCTCTATAGTTTTCCTGATTTCATGATTAAACTGTGGTTAGAACAATGGGGACTAGAAACCACCGAAGAATTATGTAATTGGTTTAATCAACCTCCTGTCTTAGATATCCGGATTAATCCTTTAAAAACGACCTTAGAGGAAGTTAAAACGACCTTAAGCCAAGGAAATCTGACGCTAATGCCGTTAGAGATCCCCCAAGGATTAAGATTACAGGGTAAAACGGGAGCGATTCAAGATTTACCCGGATTTAAAGAGGGATGGTGGACGGTACAAGATAGCAGTGCTCAATTGGTGAGCCATTTACTTGATCCTCAGCCATCGGAGGTGATTATCGATGCCTGTGCTGCACCAGGGGGAAAAACCACCCATATTGCTGAATTAATGGGGGATCAAGGAACAATTTGGGCTTGCGATCGCTATGCCTCCCGCTTGAAAAAATTGTCAGCCAATAAGGAACGATTGCAGCTAAACTCAATTAAAATCGTTACGGGAGATAGTCGTCAATTAGACCAATTTCAGGGAATTGCTGATCGCGTCTTAGTGGATGCACCCTGTTCAGGACTGGGAACCCTACACCGACACCCTGATATTCGTTGGCGACAAACCCCAGAAAAGATCGAAGAATTGGCTATTTTACAGAAAGAATTATTAGAAACGACAGCTAATTGGGTCAAACCCCAAGGGATTTTAGTCTATGCTACTTGTACTTTAACTTATCAAGAAAATGAAGGAGTTATTGAACACTTCCTTGCTTCCCATCCCCATTGGAAGATTGATGTCCCCTCTCCTAATTCACCCGTAGCTAAGTGGATGACAGCATCAGGATCGATAAAAATTTTACCTCATCAACAGGACATGGATGGATTTTTCATGGTGAAGTTAAAGAAAGGTTGA
- a CDS encoding vWA domain-containing protein — protein sequence MSGDSIIENRDYTLIIDKSASMATSDEPNGKTRWEIAQESTLALAKKCQEIDPDGITVYVFSGRFRRYDNVTSDKVSQIYAENEPMGQTDLAMVLQDAFDNYFERKAAGTAKANGETFLIITDGEPTDRKPVIELIIDASKKIDRDEELAVSLIQVGHDKKATAFFKALDDELQKAGAKFDIVDTVTVDDMQNMSLTDVLLNAITD from the coding sequence ATGTCAGGAGACTCAATTATCGAAAATCGGGACTATACCCTGATTATCGACAAAAGTGCTAGTATGGCTACCTCTGACGAACCGAATGGCAAAACCCGTTGGGAAATTGCCCAGGAATCCACCCTAGCTTTAGCGAAGAAGTGCCAAGAGATCGATCCTGATGGAATTACTGTCTATGTCTTTTCTGGTCGCTTCAGACGATACGACAATGTGACCTCGGATAAAGTTAGTCAAATTTACGCCGAAAATGAGCCTATGGGACAAACCGACTTAGCTATGGTTCTCCAAGATGCTTTTGATAATTATTTTGAGCGTAAAGCGGCTGGTACGGCTAAAGCTAACGGGGAAACCTTTTTGATTATCACCGATGGAGAACCCACCGATAGAAAACCGGTCATTGAGTTGATTATTGATGCTTCCAAAAAAATTGATCGAGATGAAGAATTAGCGGTTTCTCTAATTCAAGTGGGTCACGATAAGAAAGCAACAGCATTTTTTAAAGCATTAGATGATGAATTACAAAAAGCTGGTGCTAAATTCGATATCGTTGATACCGTGACGGTGGATGATATGCAAAATATGTCCCTAACCGATGTTCTCTTAAATGCCATTACGGATTAG
- a CDS encoding cupin → MIDMAKQDWLVTAQGNCLGFDSPREWDLLSEINPYRFYRFLGELEEVIHQSEISRKAEEALLHSLRSLVRKLILNIYWITTQIPDVTSEEGTAFLLLYNEPGFPLTIQTEVMLPGTSTPIHNHGTWGIVATLGGKQKHTFWKRSPTPEFPDKIEQVGEQFFHQGDIISLTTDAIHCVEAVENKPTVTLNLYGETLAKRFNFDPLTHQAKKF, encoded by the coding sequence ATGATTGATATGGCAAAACAGGATTGGTTAGTGACAGCGCAGGGAAATTGTTTAGGATTTGACTCTCCTAGGGAATGGGATTTATTAAGTGAAATTAATCCCTATCGATTCTATCGATTTTTAGGAGAACTTGAAGAGGTCATTCATCAAAGTGAAATCAGCAGAAAAGCAGAAGAAGCTTTACTTCATTCTCTTCGTTCTTTAGTACGAAAATTAATTCTAAATATTTATTGGATAACGACACAAATTCCTGATGTTACCAGTGAAGAGGGAACCGCTTTTTTATTGCTGTACAATGAACCCGGATTTCCCCTAACTATTCAAACAGAAGTCATGTTACCTGGAACCAGTACCCCCATTCATAATCATGGAACGTGGGGAATTGTTGCCACCTTGGGAGGCAAACAAAAACATACCTTTTGGAAGCGATCGCCGACTCCTGAATTTCCCGATAAAATAGAACAAGTTGGGGAACAATTTTTCCATCAAGGAGATATTATTAGTTTAACAACGGATGCCATTCATTGCGTAGAAGCTGTAGAAAATAAACCCACCGTAACATTAAATTTATATGGAGAGACTCTAGCGAAACGCTTTAATTTCGATCCCCTTACCCATCAAGCCAAAAAATTCTAA